A window of Streptomyces sp. NBC_01224 genomic DNA:
TGTCCAGCACCCCGGTCGCCGCCGACGGTGCCGAGATCGAGCTGCCCGCGGACACCACGGTGTGGTGGACGGTGTGACCGTCCCCCTGCCCAGAGGCCCTGGGACCGGCGGTGCGCCGAGGCTCTCGGACATCGCCGGCCAGGCGGCGGTCAGCGAGGCGACCGTCAGCCGGGTGCTCAACGGGAAACCGGGCGTCGCTGACACCACGCGGCAGCGGGTGCTCGCGGCGCTGGACGTCCTGGGCTACGAACGCCCCGTACGGCTGCGGCAGCGCAGCGCCGGGCTGATCGGACTGGTGACGCCCGAGCTCACCAACCCGATCTTCCCGGCGTTCGCGCAGTCCGTCGAACAGGTACTGGCCGGGCACGGCTACACCCCGGTGCTCTGCACCCAGCTGCCCGGCGGCGCCACCGAGGACGAGCTCGTCGAGCAGCTCGTCGAACGGGGCGTCGGCGGGATCGTCTTCCTCTCCGGGCTGCACGCCGACATGTCGGCCGACCCGGCCCGGTACGCCGCGCTCACCGACCGCGGCGTGCCGTTCGTCCTGATCAACGGCTACAACGAACGGATCAGCGCCCCCTTCGTCTCGCCCGACGACTCCGCCGCCGTACGGATGGCCGTCGGACACCTCGCCGATCTCGGCCACCGCAGGGTCGGCCTGGCCATCGGACCGCAGCGCTATGTGCCGGCCCGCCGCAAACGGGAGGGCTTCGTCGAGGCCGCCGTGAACCTGCTGGGCCTGGGCCGCGCCGAGGCCGAAATCCTCGTCTGCTCCACGCTGTTCAGCGTCGAGGGCGGCCAGGTCGCGGCCGGTGCGCTGCTCGACCAGGGGTGCACCGGCATCGTCTGCGGCAGCGACCTGATGGCGCTGGGTGTGGTGCGTGCGGCCCGGGAGCGCGGGCTCGACGTGCCGCGCGATGTGTCAGTGGTCGGCTTCGACGACTCGCAGCTGATCGCGTTCACCGATCCGCCGCTGACGACGGTGCGTCAGCCCGTACAGGCGATGGCGGCGGCCGCGGTGAGTGCCCTGCTGGAGGAGATCGGCGGCAGCCCTGTGCAGCGTACGGAGTATGTGTTCCAGCCGGAGCTGGTGGTACGGGGCTCCACCGCCGCGGTCCGCGGCGTCTGAGGTCCGGCCCGAAGGTGTCCGGGCGTACAGGAGAGGCACCGGGAGTCGGCCCTGAATGGGCCGGCGGGGAGTGAGCGACTCCGGGTGCCTCTCTTGTCCGCGACCGGCCCGGCCGGCCGGGCGCGTGGGGTCCGGGGTCACCGGAACCCCCGGCCGACCGGACCGGAGTCGGATCAAACGTAACAGCGCTGCAATGTTTTGCGTAAGACCTTGCAGGAGGAAAACTGCTGGATTTCGTGGATGTAAGCGGGCGGTGTCCAAAGGGTTGACCGAGGCCGGACAGGCTCGTACGGTCTCCACCGCGGCAAGGTTTGCATTCTTGCAGCAAGAACCTTCAGGAGCCTTGAGGGCAGGGCGCGTTGCCACGTGAGGCTGCACCGTCACCCGCATTTCCCCCACAGCAGGAGGAAACATGGCACGCAGACCACTGTCTGCAGCGCTCGCCCTGATAGCAGGCGCCGCCGCTCTCGTGGCCCCCACCACGACCGCCCAGGCCTCCACCCCGGGCGGCAAGGACGTCACCGCCGTTCTCTTCGAGTGGAAGTTCGACTCCGTGGCCAGGGCGTGCACGGACTCCCTCGGCCCGGCCGGCTACGGCTACGTACAGGTCTCGCCGCCGCAGGAACACATTCAGGGCGGCCAGTGGTGGACCTCGTACCAGCCGGTCAGCTACAGGATCGCCGGACGGCTCGGCGACCGCGCATCCTTCGCCAACATGGTCAGCACCTGCCACAGCGCGGGCGTCAAGGTCGTCGCCGACTCCGTCATCAACCACATGTCGGCGGGATCGGGCACCGGCACCGGCGGCTCCTCGTACACCAAGTACAACTACCCCGGCGTGTACTCCGCGGCCGACATGGACGACTGCACCGCGCAGATCAGCAACTACCAGGACCGGGCCAACGTCCAGAACTGCGAACTCGTCGGCCTCGCCGACCTGGACACCGGTGAGGAGTACGTCCGCGGCAGGATCGCCGCATACCTCGACGACCTGCTCTCCCTCGGCGTCGACGGCTTCCGCATCGACGCCGCCAAGCACATGCCCGCGGCCGACCTCGCCAACATCAAGTCGCGGCTGAACAACCCCGGCGTCTACTGGAAGCAGGAGGCGATCTACGGCGCGGGCGAGGCGGTCTCGCCCGACGAGTACACCGGCACGGGGGACGTCCAGGAGTTCCGCTACGCCCGCAGCCTCAAGCAGGTCTTCAACAACGAGAACCTCGCCTACCTGAAGAACTTCGGCGAGGGCTGGGGCTTCATGCCGTCGTCGAAGGCCGCGGTCTTCGTCGACAACCACGACACCGAGCGCGGCGGCGACACCCTGAACTACAAGGACGGCGCCAACTACACCCTCGCCAGTGTCTTCATGCTGGCCTGGCCGTACGGCTCGCCCGACGTCCACTCCGGGTACGAGTGGTCCGACAAGGACGCCGGCCCTCCCAACGGCGGCGCAGTGAACGCCTGTTACAGCGACGGCTGGAAGTGTCAGCACGCCTGGCGCGAGATCTCCTCCATGGTCGGCTTCCGCAACACCGCACGAGGTGAGTCCGTCACCGACTGGTGGGACAACGGCGGCGACCAGATCGCGTTCGGCCGCGGCTCGAAGGCATACGTCGCGATCAACCACGAGGGCTCCTCGCTGACCCGTACGTTCCAGACGTCGCTGCCCGCCGGTGACTACTGCGACATCCAGTCCGGCAACGGCGTCACGGTGAACGGCTCCGGCCGGTTCACCGCGACGCTCGGCGCCAACACGGCCCTGGCGCTCCAGGTGAACGCCCGTACCTGCGTGGGCGGCGGCACCACGGATCCGGGCACCAGCACCTCCGGTGCCTCGTTCGGCGTCGACGCCACCACACAGCTGGGCCAGAACATCTACGTGACCGGCAACCAGGCCGCCCTCGGCAACTGGAACACCGGCAGCGCGCTGAAGCTCGACCCGGCCACGTACCCGGTCTGGAAGCTCGATGTGAACATGCCTGCCGGTACGTCGTTCGAGTACAAGTACCTCCGCAAGGACGCGAGCGGCAACGTCACCTGGGAGAGCGGCGCGAACCGCACCGCGACGGTGCCGTCCTCCAGCAAGGCGACGCTGACGAGCGACGTCTGGCGCAGCTGAACCCGGCGGCCGGGCCGGGGCGGCCGACCATGTCGTCCCGGTCCGGGGGCTGAACCGGGGGCAGGGGTCCACCGCCCCGGGTCGCCCGTACGCCTCCGTGCCGGGCTGCCGCGCCCTGTCGGCCGGTGCGCCGGAAGGGGCCGTGTCGGGGTGATCCCCGCAGGGTGACGCAGTAACAGGACGGTCAGCCACGCTGTCGGGGAGTCTGCGGCACCCGAGGAAACGCCCCGATGCGGCACCGGACCTCGCTCCACCCCACAAGACCGTCCACCCCGAGAACCCCATAACCCTCGCAATCAAGGAGACCCTGCCCCGTGTCCCGTCCCACCCTCAGACGGGGAGTCGTCGCCGCAATCTGCGCGGCGCTCCTCCCCGTCGTCCCGGCGGCATCCGCGTCCGCCGCGCCGAGGCCCCCGGGCCCGCCCTCGGACGCCCGGCTCGCCGCCGAGCCCGCCCGTCACGATCTGACGCGTGAACAGTTCTACTTCGTCATGCCCGACCGGTTCGCGAACGGAGACACCTCCAACGACCGTGGCGGGCTCACCGGTTCACGTCTGGAGACCGGCTACGACCCCACGGACAAGGGCTTCTACCAGGGCGGCGACCTCAAGGGCCTGACCGAGCGGCTCGACTACATCAAGGGTCTCGGCACCACCGCCATCTGGCTCGCGCCGATCTTCAAGAACCGCCCCGTCCAGGGCGCCGGCAAGGACGCATCGGCCGGCTACCACGGCTACTGGATCACCGACTTCACCCAGGTCGACCCGCACTTCGGCACCAACGCCGACCTGTCGAAACTGATCGACAAGGCCCACGGCAAGGGCATGAAGGTCTTCTTCGACGTCATCACCAACCACACCGCGGACACCGTCGACTACGCCGAGAAGACCTACGGCTACCGGCCGAAGGGCGCCTACCCGTACCTCGACAAGGACGGCCGCCCGTTCGACGACAGCAAGGGCCTGGCGAAGGTCGACGCGGACTCCTTCCCGTACACGCCGAAGAACACGGGAAGCAAGGTCCCGGCCTGGCTCAACGACCCGACGATGTACCACAACCGCGGCGACTCGACCTACGCCGGTGAGTCCACCACGTACGGCGACTTCTCCGGCCTCGACGACCTGTGGACCGAGCGGCCCGAGGTCGTCTCCGGCATGGAGAAGATCTACGAGAAGTGGGTCCGGGACTTCGATATCGACGGCTTCCGGATCGACACCGTCAAACACGTCGACCTGGATTTCTGGACCCAGTGGGCGACCGCCCTGGACGCCTACGCGGCCAAGCACGGGCGCAAGGACTTCTTCATGTTCGGCGAGGTCTACTCCGCCGACACCGCCATCACCTCGCCCTACGTCACCCGGGGGCGGCTCGACGCGACGCTCGACTTCCCGTTCCAGGAAGCGGCACGCCAGTACGCCTCGCAGGGCGCCCCGGCCTCGAAACTGGCCGCCGTCTTCGGCGACGACTACCGGTACACCACCGACAAGGCCAACGCCTACGAGCAGGTCACCTTCCTCGGCAACCACGACATGGGACGCATCGGCTCCTTCCTGAAGCAGGACAACCCGAAGGCCGATGACGCGGAACTCGTCAAGCGCGCACAGTTCGCCAACGAGCTGATGTTCCTCAGCCGCGGCAACCCCGTCGTCTACTACGGCGACGAGCAGGGCTTCACCGGCGCGGGCGGCGACAAGGACGCCCGCCAGACCATGTTCGCCTCGAAGACCGCCGACTACCTCGACGACGACCAGCTGGGCACCGACCGCACCCATGCCTTCGACGCGTACGACACGAAGCACCCGCTCTACCGGAACATCGCCGCGCTCTCCGAGCTGACCAGGAAGAACCCGGCTCTGCGCAACGGCGTCCAGACCGAGCGCCATGCACAGGACTCCGTCTACGCGTTCTCCCGCACGGACGCCGAGCAGGGCCACGAGTACGTCGTCGCCACGAACAACGGCACCGGGCCGAGGACCGTCGAGCTGCTCACCGCGTCGGCCGGCATGAACTTCCGTACCCTGTACGGTGGTTCGGGTACGGTCCGTAGCGGCGCCGACAAGAAGATCACCGTCACCGTGCCCGCCCTCTCCAGCATCGTGCTGCGCGCGGGGAAGGCGATGGGCGACCCCACTGCCAGGCCCTCGGTCACCCTGAAGGCGCCCGGCGCCGGAGCCACCGGCACCGTCGAGATCTCCGCCGACGTCGACGGCGGACAGCTGAACCGGGTTGTCTTCGCCGCCCAGGCCGGCAACGGGAAATGGGTCACGCTCGGCTCCGCCGACCATGCCCCGTACAAGGTCACCCAGACCGTGGGCGACACGGTGCCCGCCGGAACACCCTTGCGGTACAAGGCGGTTGTCGTCGACCGTGCCGGCCGCACCGCGAGTGCCCTCGCCTCGTCCACCGCGGGACAGGTACCCGTCGCCGGGAAGCCCGTCGCGGTCGAGCGCGACTACGCCGTCGTCCACTACAGGCGTACGGACGGCGACTACGACGGCTGGCGGATCCGGGCGGGCGACAAGTCGGCCGGGTTCACCGGGCGGGACGCCTACGGGGCCTTCGCCTGGATCAGGCTCGACGAGGGCGCCTCCTCCCTCCCGTACACCGTGGAGAAGTCCGGCACCGCCGACGGTCCCCAGCGCACCGTCGACCTCGCGAAGACCGGACAGGTCTGGATCGAGCAGGGCAAGGACGGCCA
This region includes:
- a CDS encoding LacI family DNA-binding transcriptional regulator, encoding MVDGVTVPLPRGPGTGGAPRLSDIAGQAAVSEATVSRVLNGKPGVADTTRQRVLAALDVLGYERPVRLRQRSAGLIGLVTPELTNPIFPAFAQSVEQVLAGHGYTPVLCTQLPGGATEDELVEQLVERGVGGIVFLSGLHADMSADPARYAALTDRGVPFVLINGYNERISAPFVSPDDSAAVRMAVGHLADLGHRRVGLAIGPQRYVPARRKREGFVEAAVNLLGLGRAEAEILVCSTLFSVEGGQVAAGALLDQGCTGIVCGSDLMALGVVRAARERGLDVPRDVSVVGFDDSQLIAFTDPPLTTVRQPVQAMAAAAVSALLEEIGGSPVQRTEYVFQPELVVRGSTAAVRGV
- a CDS encoding carbohydrate-binding module family 20 domain-containing protein gives rise to the protein MARRPLSAALALIAGAAALVAPTTTAQASTPGGKDVTAVLFEWKFDSVARACTDSLGPAGYGYVQVSPPQEHIQGGQWWTSYQPVSYRIAGRLGDRASFANMVSTCHSAGVKVVADSVINHMSAGSGTGTGGSSYTKYNYPGVYSAADMDDCTAQISNYQDRANVQNCELVGLADLDTGEEYVRGRIAAYLDDLLSLGVDGFRIDAAKHMPAADLANIKSRLNNPGVYWKQEAIYGAGEAVSPDEYTGTGDVQEFRYARSLKQVFNNENLAYLKNFGEGWGFMPSSKAAVFVDNHDTERGGDTLNYKDGANYTLASVFMLAWPYGSPDVHSGYEWSDKDAGPPNGGAVNACYSDGWKCQHAWREISSMVGFRNTARGESVTDWWDNGGDQIAFGRGSKAYVAINHEGSSLTRTFQTSLPAGDYCDIQSGNGVTVNGSGRFTATLGANTALALQVNARTCVGGGTTDPGTSTSGASFGVDATTQLGQNIYVTGNQAALGNWNTGSALKLDPATYPVWKLDVNMPAGTSFEYKYLRKDASGNVTWESGANRTATVPSSSKATLTSDVWRS